In Gemmobacter sp., the sequence GCGCGGCACGCTTGCGGCGCAGTTCCTGTTCGGCCTCCTCGGACAGCAGATCCACGCGAATCTCGGCCCGGTGGACGGCGCGGTTAACCTCGTCATATTCCTTGCAGATCTTGTCGAAGCGCGGGTTCGCGGCCTGCAAATCCTGGATCTTCTGCGCCT encodes:
- a CDS encoding YdcH family protein — its product is MSNTPHLLADEFPAEAQKIQDLQAANPRFDKICKEYDEVNRAVHRAEIRVDLLSEEAEQELRRKRAALKDQIARMLAEA